The Flexivirga aerilata sequence GGCTGCACCCTGATGATCTCGGCGCCGATCATGATGGTCGGCGGGGTGATCATGGCGCTGCGCCAGGACGCCGGTCTGTCCTGGCTGGTGCTGGTCGCGGTCGTCGTGCTCGCGGTCGCCGTCGGACTCATCGTGCGCAAGATGGTGCCCGGCTTCCGATTGGTGCAGACCCGCATCGACACCGTCAATCGTGTGATGCGAGAGCACCTTTCGGGGGTGCGCGTGATCCGCGCGTTCACCCGCGAACCCTATGAGACCGGGCGGTTCGGCACGGCGACCGACGAACTCACCGACATCTCGGTGCGGGTCGGGAGCCTGATGATGATCATGTTCCCGTTGGTCTTCATGGTCATGAACCTCTCGACGGTCGGCGTCTGGTGGTTCGGCGCGCACCAGGTCGCCGCCGGCGACGTGCAGATCGGGTCGCTGTCGGCATACATGACCTACCTCATCCAGATCCTGATGTCGGTGATGATGGCGACGTTCATGTTCATGATGATCCCGCGGGCGGCGGTTGCCGCCGAACGCATCGGCGAGGTCGTCAACACCGAGCCGTCCGTGCAGGCACCGAGCGAGCCGGTGACGCCCGAAAACGTCCGCGGCGTCGTCGAACTCAAGGGTGCGACGATGCAGTATCCCGGGGCCGACCAGCCTGTGCTGCGCGACATCAACCTGTATGCCGAGCCGGGCCAGACGGTCGCGATCATCGGCTCGACCGGCTCGGGCAAGAGCACCCTGCTCTCGTTGATCGCCCGCCTGTTCGACGCCACGGACGGGCAGGTGCTGGTCGACGGCGTCGACGTGCGGCAACTCGACCCGACCCTGCTCTGGGGGCACATCGGCATCGTGCCGCAGAAGGCCTATCTCTTCTCCGGGACGGTCGCGTCCAATCTGCGCTATGGCAACCCGGACGCGACCGACGACGAGCTCTGGCAGGCGTTGGAGGTCGCGCAGGCGCGCGATTTCGTCGAGCGGCTCGACGGCGGTCTCGACGCACCGATCAACCAGGGCGGCACCAACGTCTCGGGAGGTCAGCGGCAGCGGCTCTGCATCGCACGTGCGCTGGTCGCCGCCCCGCGCATCTACCTCTTCGACGACTCGTTCTCGGCGCTCGACCTGGCAACCGATCAGCGGTTGCGCCGGGCGTTGGCGCCCCGGGTACACGACGCGACCGTTTTCATTGTGGCGCAACGTGTTTCGACCATCCAGGGCGCCGACAAGATCGTCGTGCTGGACGACGGCGACGCGGTAGGGGTCGGCAGGCACGAGGAACTGCTCGCGACGTGCCCGCCATACCGGGAGATCGTCGAGTCGCAACTGGGCGGGAACGAGGAGGTGGCCTGATGAGCGCCGACCGAGCCGAGGACACGAGCGAGGGACGAGCGGGGCCCGCAGGTGAGGGCAGAGGCGCGACAGAGGGCATGAGCGCCGACCGAGCCGAGGACACGAGCGAGGGACGAGCGGGGCCCGCAGGTGAGGGCAGAGGCGCGACAGAGAGCATGAGCGGGACGAGGAATGACAACAAGACCGCCGACCCCGGCCCGGCGGACGCCAAGCCGGTGCGTCGCGGGGGAGGCCCCGCGATGGGCGTCGGCATGGGCGAGAAGTCGAAGGACTTCTGGGGCTCGGCCAAGCGGCTGCTCGGCCGGCTCGCCCCGCACCGTGCGACGTTGATCGTGATCCTGGTGCTGACCGTTGCGTCGGTCGCGCTGAACGTGATCGGTCCGAAGGTGCTCGGGCAGGCTGTCGACAAGATCTACTCGGGCGCGGTGGGGGCGCAACTGCCGGCCGGCCAGACCAAGCAGGCGGTCGTGGACGCGCTGCGCGCCCGCGGCGACGACACGTTCGCCGACATGGTGTCCGGCATGACCGTCACGCCCGGCGTCGGCATCGACTTCGGCGCCGTCGGCCGCATCCTGCTGATCGTGCTGGTGCTCTACCTGTGTGCCGGACTGTTCCAGTTCCTGCAGGCCCGGCTGCTCAACCGGGTGGTGCAGCGCACCATGAACACGCTGCGCAAGGACGTCGAGGACAAGATCAACCGGGTGCCTCTGCGATACCTGGACGGCCAGCCGCGCGGCGAACTCCTCTCGCGGGTGACCAACGACATCGACAACATCGGCCAGTCGATGCAGCAGACGGTGAGCCAGCTGCTGGTCAACGGCCTCACCGTGATCGGCGTCATCGTGATGATGCTGACGATCTCGTGGTGGCTGACGCTGATCGCGATGATCGCCATCCCGATCGTGCTCGTGGTGACCAAGCAGGTGATGGCGCGCTCGCAGAAGCTCTTCATCGCCCAGTGGGGGCATACCGGCCGGCTCAACGGGCAGATCGAGGAGACCTTCACCGGCCACGAGCTGGTCAAGGTCTTCGGCCGGCAGCAGGAGGTCGACGCCCGTTTCGACGAGACCAACGAACAACTCACCAACGTGAGCTGGCGCGCACAGTTCGTGAGTGGGCTGGTGATGCCGATCATGATGTTCGTCGGCAACCTGCAGTACGTCGTGGTCTGTGTGATCGGTGGCCTGCAGGTGGCGAACGGTTCGATGACGCTCGGCAATGTGACTGCGTTCGTGCAGTATTCGCGGCAGTTCACCCAGCCGCTCACCCAGCTGGCGTCGATGGTCAACCTGATGCAGTCGGGCGTCGCGAGCGCCGAGCGGGTCTTCGAGGTGCTCGACGCCCCGGAGCAGGTGCCCGAGCGCGACGAGCCGATGGCTCCCACCAAGGGTGCGGTCGAGTTCGACCGCGTCTCCTTCGGGTATGACGCAGGGCACCCGCTCATCGAGGATCTCTCGCTGCGTGTCGAGCCTGGCCAGACGGTCGCGATCGTCGGCCCGACCGGTGCCGGCAAGACCACCCTGGTCAACCTGATCATGCGGTTCTATGAGCTCGACTCCGGCCGGATCCTGATCGACGGTCGCGACATCACCGACGTCTCCCGTCGCCAACTGCGTTCGCGGATCGGGATGGTGCTGCAGGATGCCTGGCTCTTCCACGGCACGATCCGGGAGAACATCGCCTACGGACGCCTCGACGCGACCGAGGACGAGATCATGGCCGCGGCTCGCGCGACCTTCGTCGACCGGTTCGTGCACTCGCTGCCGGACGGCTATGACACGGTCATCGACGAGGAGGGCTCGGGGGTGTCCGCCGGCGAGCGGCAGCTGATCACGATCGCCCGCGCGTTCCTCGCCGACCCGGCGATGCTGATCCTCGACGAGGCGACGTCGTCGGTCGACACCCGCACCGAGGTGATGCTGCAGGAGGCGATGGCGGCGCTCCGGTCGGATCGCACGAGTTTCGTGATCGCACACCGGCTTTCGACGATCCGTGATGCCGACACCATCCTGGTGATGGAGGACGGCCGCATCGTGGAGCAGGGCAATCACGAGGACCTGCTGCGGGCGCGGGGTGCCTACTACCGGCTCTACATGTCGCAGTTCGAGGGAGCGGTCGCGGGCGAGGACGAGGAGCTCGCGGTCGGGCAGTAGAGCCTCGCTGCGGGACCCTCGCCGCGGGGTGTCCGTCGGCGGGCGAGGCAGCACGCGGACGGTCACTCACGGGTCAGCTCGAAGTCGAACACCTCCTCGTCGCCGTCCAGCCAGCGCGCGTTGCGGCCGTACCACTGCTGCAGCTGCGGGTCGGGGTTGCGCCGGCCGAGTTCGCGCGTCGACCGGGCGTAACGGTTGGCGTCGTGGGCTGCGGAGGCCTCGCGGGTCTCCTGCGCGCCTCGCGGATCGCACTGCACCCGCACGCGATTGAGCACATCGGGCTCGTCCCGGGAGTCCAGCCGCGGAATCGGATCGCGCACATCCTCCAGCGCGAGCAGGTGCACGTCGTCCGGCAGCGCGATGCGGGACACCGGTGCTCCGGCGGTGACGACCTCCTGCACGTCGTAGGTCTGCCGGAACGCCCGGTCGGCGGCCATCCGGGCGGCGATGATGCCGCCCTGGCTGTGGCCGACCAGCATCACCGGCTCGGTGCCGGGAGCGACCCCCGACTCGTCCATCGCCGCCAGTAGGGCGCGCTCGATCGCCGGGTAGAGCCGCGACGGCACCCCGGACTCGCTCTCCAGATTGGCCGCAAGATCTGACGGGCCGCGCGGGGTGCCGAGGGCGAACGTCGCGGTGCCGGGGATCAGCACCACCCACGCACCGCGGCCGTCGACACCGACCGTCCGGCGCACCCGGACGACCGAACGATCCTCGCCCGAGGCGTGTTCGACGCTGCTGGCATCGGCGACCAGGTCCGCGATCGCCCGGGGGTGTCCGGCGGATCGGCGCGTGCCGGTCTGCCGGGTGGCGATCGGGCGGCTCTGCGCGAACAGTCCGCTGCGGCGGGTGACGAAGAGCAGAGCCGCGATCTGCTCCTCGAAGCCGAGCCCGCGGGCGAGACCCGGGACAGTCGCGACGTCGACCAGCCCGTCGGTCATCTCCGGGTCGTCGTAGAGCTCGTGGTTGAACGCGTCGGTGAAGTCGTCGGTCCAGGAGCCCAGGTCGGGGTGTGACACCCCGACCTGCCGTCCGCCGATGGTGATCCCCGACGTGGTCCAGTCCGCTGTCAAACCGGCGATGACGGCCGAGTCGACCGCGGCCGTCGCGATCCGTGGCACGGCCGTCGCCGCATTCAGCGCGGCGAGCGCGCGGCGTTGGGCGGCGTCGGTCAGCTCGTAAGCAGTCGCGCTCCACCGCATCCCGCTCGCAACGAACTCCATCCGCAGCCGCAATGTCCCGAGCGAGGCGGTCAGACCCGCAACCTCCTCGGCGATCGTCGCAGCCGAACCCGGCGACAGGACAGCGCTTTTCGCCGGAAGTGAGGTGCCGACCGACAGCACCGCGCCGCACAGGTCGCCGGCATCGTCCCCAGACCCGTCGAGCCGCGCCGCCGTGCTGCGCAGATCCAGCAGGTCGGCCTCGGTGGATGCCGAGCCCCCGGTCACCCGGCACTGACCGGTGTCAGGCATCCGCGGCACCCATCAGGAGCCGGACGAAGGTGCCGACCCGGGCCTGGACCCGCTCCGGGGTGAGCGCGGCGAAGCCGATGTCGCCCGCATCGTCGGCGTGCAGGCAGCCCCAACCGTGCTCGAGCAACTGCATCGAGGCGCAGGCCCGGCATTCGCCGTCGATGACGAGCGCGATCGCGAGCTGCGCCTGGGCGCCCCACGCGAAATCGGTGATCCACCAGGGCAATCCGCGGATGCCGAGATCAGCACAGGCGACGTCGAGCCGTCGCTGGTCACCCCTGCGCACCAGCTCGGCCAGCGCCAGCAGGTCGCCGGCGCCGAGCTTCTCCTCGGCGACGGGCGGCGACGCGCGGCCGGCCACGGCACCCACCGCCCCCACTAAGCACTGGAGCGCGGGCACGACCCGGGCGAGCTCGCGACTGAGCCGGTCGCCCGGCCCGCGGGTGAGCAGCGGCGTGCGGCCCCGGCGCGGGGTCAGCATGGCGAAGCCGTCGCCAGTGCGCGCGGCCAGTGCGGTCACCGAGCGGGTGGCGGTCTCGGCGTGCAGGACGAGGTGCGGCAGGCGGCGCAGCGCGCCTGCCACTGCGGACGCGTCGGCGTGCTGCAGCGCACTGCTGTGCACCGGCGTGGCTGTCGCGGTCACAGCAGTGACCCCATCGGACTGACCGCCTTCACCACGTCCTTCGCGCCGTCGACGGCAGCGCCGATCGCCCGCTCGTGGTCCTCGACGTGCCGGGCGTGGCTGAGCAGCAACCGGCTCAAGCGGTCGAGATCGTCCGCACGCGCCCGGAAGTCCCGGGCCCGGTCGGCAAGGCGCTCGCGGTAGCGGTCGGCGCCGACGCTGCGCCACTGCACCCCTGCATTCGCTGCGACCGCGGCGGCCGCCGCGCGGGCCCGCACCGCGAGCGCCGCCGCCTGCCGCGCCTGGGCTCTGATCTGCTGCGGATCATCGGACATGGCAACGACGCTAGGCCGGTGCCGGCCCGGGCGTCGGCTCCCGATCGGCAAACTGTGGACAACTGGTGAATTTGTCGGCGGATGTGGATTTCGTTGCGACATACCTGGCCGGTTGTCGGTGCGCGTGCCTAGGCTCGTGGCAAACAGCGATAGCTCGGTCCACCGGCGCTCGTCCCACCGTGTTCCATGGCCCGTTCCATGATTTCGTGGTTCGTATTTCGTGGTTCATGGTTCATGGTTCGTGGTTCATGGGACGCAGCCGCCCGGCCGGCCGAGCAGGAGGTGACCCGCAGCGTGACCACCCAGCTCAGCCCCGCCACCACCGGCCGGTGGACCGACCACTGGACCGCCGACACCTTGGCGAGCCGGTATGACGAGATCCGCGCCCGCACCGAGCAACTCGCGGCGCCGCTCTCCCCGGAGGACCAGACGGTCCAGTCGATGCCCGACGTGTCGCCGACCAAGTGGCACCGCGCGCACGTGACCTGGTTCTTCGAGACCTTCGTGCTGGCCGAGCACGAGCAGCGCTTCGCGCCATACCAGGACAAATACTGGTTCCTGTTCAACAGCTACTACGAGGCCGTCGGCCCGCGTTACGCCCGTGCCGAGCGCGGCCACATCAGCCGGCCGGGCGCTCATGACGTCGGCGACTACCGCGGCAACGTCGATGCCCGCATGCGCGACCTCATCGACACCCTCGACGAGGGTTCGCTCGACAAGCTCGCCGGCACGATCGAGCTCGGATTCCACCACGAGCAGCAGCACCAGGAGTTGCTGCTCATGGACATCAAGCACGTGCTGTCGGTCAACCCCCTCCAGCCGGTGTATGCCGGGAGTCCCGATCCCGCGGGCGCGCCCGACCGGCTGGGCTGGGTCGACGTCGAGGGCGGCCTGGTCGAGATCGGCCACGACGGCGCCGGCTTCTCGTTCGACAACGAACTCCCGCGCCACCGCACGTTTCTCGAGCCCTACCGCCTCGGCGACCGGCTGATCACCAACGGCGAGTGGCTCGACTTCATGGCCGACGGCGGCTACGACCGCGCCGAGCTGTGGCTGTCCGACGGGTGGGGCAGGGTGACCGGCGAGGGCTGGCGGGCGCCGTTCTACTGGCAGCAGGTCGACGGCACCTGGTTCGAGCACACCCTCCACGGCACCTTCCCGGTCGATCCGAGCCTGCCGGTCACCCACGTCAGCCACTACGAGGCCGACGCCTACGCCACCTGGGCAGGCAAGCGGCTGCCGACCGAGGCCGAGTGGGAGCACGCCGCGCAGACCCTGGCCGGCGAGCCGGCCCCCGACGCCAACCTGGCCAATGCCGACACCTTCCACGCCCGCGCGGCAGGGCCGCCCACCGGCGGGCTGCGGCAGCTGTTCGGCGACTGCTGGGAGTGGACGTCGTCGGCATACCTGCCCTATCCGGGTTTCCACCCGGCCGAGGGCGCGATCGGCGAATACAACGGCAAGTTCATGTCCGGCCAGATGGTGCTGCGCGGCGGCTGCGCCCTGACCCCACCCGGTCACACCCGCGCGTCCTACCGCAACTTCTTCCCCGCCGGTGCGCGCTGGCCGATGACCGGCCTGCGCCTCGCCGACGGAGGCGCCAGCGGAGACGTCAACGGAGGCGTCAACGGGGCCATCACGGGAGGCATCGAGCGATGAGCGACGCCCGCGAACCCGTGGTCTCGGTGCTGCTCGACCCCGACTGGGCGGCCGGCAGCCTGGTGGAGGACATCCGGCGCGGCCTCGGCAGCCACCCGCGCACGATCACACCCAAATGGCTCTATGACGACCGCGGCTCCGCCCTCTTCGACGAGATCACCCGGCTGCCCGAGTACTACCCGTTCCGGGCCGAGCACGAGATCCTCACCGCGCACGCCGACGAGATCGTGCAGGCGAGCGGCGCCACCACGCTGATCGAGCTCGGCAGCGGCACCAGCGAGAAGAGCCGGATCCTGCTCGACGCGTTCACCAAGGACGGGCAGCTGAGCCGCTTCTCGCCGGTCGACGTCTCCGAGGCGACCCTGCGGGAGGCCGCCGACACCATCGCCCAGCGCTATCCGGGGCTCGCGGTCGAGGCCGTCGTCGGCGACTTCACCCTGCACCTGGCGCACCTGCCGACCGGCGGCCGCCGCACGGTCGCCTTCCTCGGCGGCACGATCGGCAACCTCTACCGCGAGGAACGCGCCGCCTTCCTCGGCGCGCTCGCCGACGTGCTCGAGCCGGGCGATTCCGTGCTGCTCGGCACCGACCTGGTCAAAAGCGCCGACCGGCTGATCGCGGCCTACCACGACGAGCAGGGGGTGACCGAGGAGTTCGTGCGCAACGTGCTGCGCGTGCTGAGCCGCGAACTCGGCGGCGACCTCGACGTCGGCGCCTTCTCCTACGTGCCGTTCTGGGACCCGCACATGGAGCGGATGGACCTGCGGCTGCGCGCGGAGGAACCGCAGCGGGTGCGGCTGCCCGGCGCCGGCCTCGACTTCGAGCTGGCGAGCGGCGAGGAGCTGCGGGTCGAGATCTCCTCCAAGTTCCGGATCAGCGGCATCGCCGCGGAGCTGGAGGCGGCCGGTCTCACCGTCACCCGGGTCTGGACCGACGAGGCCGGCGACTTCGCGCTCACTCTCGCGACGCGGCCGGGGGAGTAGCCGCCCCCGGGTTAGGGTGCGGCCATGGCAGAGCTGATCGCCGGCCGCTACGAGCTGCACGAGCAGATCGGCACCGGCGGCGTCGGCGCCGTATGGCGTGCCCTCGACCGCAAGCGCGGCGAGTGGGTGGCGGTCAAGGTGCTCACCCAGGCCGAGGCCGGGAGCATGTTGCGGTTCGTGCGCGAACAGTCGCTGCGGGTGCGCCACCCGCACGTCGTGGCCCCGCAGGGCTTCGCCGCCGACGACGACCTGGTGGCGCTCTCGATGGACCTGGTCCGCGGCGGATCGGTCGCCACCCTGCTCGGCGACCACGGCCCGCTCCCCGAGCCCTACGTCGCCGTCCTGCTCGACCAGGTGCTCGACGCGCTCACCGCGATCCACGGAGCCGGCGTCGTGCACCGCGACCTGAAGCCGGCCAACCTGCTGCTCGAGCCGACCGCAGACGGGCGGCCGTTCGTGCGGGTCTGCGACTTCGGCGTCGCCGCGGTCGTCGGTCAGCCCCGCCTGACCGCCCGCGGCACCACGGTCGGCACCGCCGGCTACCTCGCGCCGGAGCAGCTCGCGGGCGCCGACCCCGACCCGCGCAGTGACCTCTATGCCGTCGGCGTCATCGGCCGGCAGCTGCTCACCGGGCAGCCTCCCGCGCAGTCCCTCAGCACAGGGCCGCCCGTCCAGCCGCCCAGCGCGATCCCGGTGGACGGGATCCCGGCGGAGACCGAGGCGCGGCTCACCTCGGTGCTGCGCGCGTTGAGCGCCGAAAACCCGCTGGACCGAGTGCAATCCGCGAGCGAGGCGCGGGCGATGCTCGCGCCGCTCGTGCCTCATGGAGCGCCGTGGGCCGGCGCGGCCGACGCGCCATACGTCTTCGAGCAGGTGGCGGGCGGACCCGCTCCCGAGCCGATGACCGAACGCATCGCCACTCCGGCCACCGGCAGTCAGGTCGCGGTGGCATTGCCGAAACCGAAGCCGAACCCGAAACCGACGCCAAGCCCGCACCCGACGCCGGACCCGCACCCCGCTCTCCCACAAGCCGCACGGCCGGACGACCCGGCGGGCAAGCGGCTGCGCACAGTGATGACCGCGAGCTTCGCGCTCGCGGCCATCCTGCTGGTCGTGCTGCTCGTGCTCCTGATCGGTTAGCGCCGGCGCATCGCGACCGCGGCGACCGTGCCGAGCGCTGCCAGCAGGGCCGCGCCGCCGCCCAGTCCGCCGATCAGCGTCCAGTTGGTCTCACTGGCGCCGGCGGAGACCTCCCGCGGCGCGCCGCCCGCCTCGGTGCCCGCGTCGCCCGAGGTGCCCGCAGTCGCCGAGGCCGACCCAGCAGCCGAGCCCGCACCCGAATCCGAAGGAGTCGCAGTCGATCCCGTGCCTCCCGTGCCTCCCGTCCCTCCCGTGGCGACGTTCGCCACGGTGCCGGTCGGCGTCTTCACCCGCTGACCGGCGGCGAACGCCGGCGCGCCCTCACCGGCCTTGCCCGGCGTCGCGACCTGCAGCGTCATCTTCAGCGGCGACCGCAGCGTGTCGGGCTTCTCCGAGCTCTGCGTGGTGAGCGCGACCGCGACGTAGTAGTCGCCGGGCGCCGATGTCGCCTCGGTCCGGTCGTAGACGGAGCCGCCGTTGGTGTAGCGGATCGGCGTCGTCGCGGACCCGACCATCGCCCCGCTGTCGTCGACCAGCGACGAGTTGCTCAACGTGCCGCTGCCGGTGTCCGGCATGCCCTTCGGCAGGGTGGACTGCACGTAGCCGCCGGCCGGCGACAGGATGGACACCGACAGGTTGCGGTAGCTACCCGCACCGTAGGCCGGGTTCTGCTCGGCCGTCGCCTGCGCCTGCACCTGCTGTCCCCAGGTGGCCGGGACCTTGAAGAACTTCGTCTCGCCCGGCAGCAGGTCGAACGACGAGGTCGAGCCCGCCTGCACCGCCGTCGCGTCCGGCAGACCACTGCCCCCGGCTGCCGGGGTCGGCGTGCCGGCCGCAGGCATCGTCTGCCAGGTCGCATCCTCGGCCTCCCGCGGCAGCACACCCTCGTTGGTTGCTGCCGGCACCTCGACGACGTCGAACTCGACCGGTGTGCCTGCGGCGTCATCGCCCCAATCGGTCTGCGACACGGACAGATTGAGGTCCTGCGATGCGCAGGCCTTGCTGCTCGTGCTGGTGGGCGACGCCGACGACAAGGCGCCGGTGAGCAGGGTGCGGCCGAAGAGGTTGTTGGACGCCGTCGGGGAAGTCGACCCGCAGCTGGTGCCGTCGGGAGTCTTCAATTGCAGTCGCAGCTGGCTGTCCTTGGCCGACGGACGGCTGGTGACCCCGACCAGGAAGGTGCTGCCCGGCATGGTGTGCTTCAGGGCGTAGAACTTGGCGGTCTTGCCGGTGGCCGGGGCCTTGTCGGTCCAGCGGCCGGGGCCGATCACCGGTGCGCCCGAGCTGGTCGGCGTGCCGGTCACGGGTGTGCCCCCGATCGAAAATGGTTGCAGCGCACGGTTTTTCGCGCTCTGCAGTGCCGAGGTCAGCCCGCTGGTGTCTGCTGCGTCGTAGTACTTGCCGTTGGTCGCGGACGAGATGCACTGCAGCTGGCTGCGGGCCTTCTCACTGACCTTGAAGCCGACCACGTCGACCCGCAGGTCGACGCCCTGCCTGGCGAGCTCCTTCGCGGTCACGCACGGGTCGGGTGAGCAGGTTGCCTCGCCGTCGGACACCAGCACGATCGATCGCTGTCCCGTGCTGCCGAGATCCTTGGCCGCCTCCTTCAGCGCGTATGACGTGGGCGTCTGCCCCTTGGGCGAGTAGCGCCCGATCGCCGCGTTGAGCTTGGCCTTGTCGAGCGCACCGACCGGCACGACCTGTTGACTGTCGGAACACGCAGCAGGCGTGTCCCTGCCCGGCGGCTGCGTCGCGCCGTAGACGCGCATGCCGACCTGCGAACCGTCCGGCATGCCGTTCACCATCGTGGTGAGCGCCTGCCGAGCGGCCTGGATCTTGGGTTTGCCGTCGGCCGCCGGATCGGCCATCGAACCGGACGCATCCAGCACGATTTCGAGCTTTCCGGCCGGATCGGCGTGCGCGGCCGGCACGACGACCGCGCCCAGCGTGGCGCTGGCGGACAGGGTTGCGGTGGCTGCCGCCAGGGCGGCGATGCGGGACGTGGACATGATGCGCCTTCCGTTGTTTCCGTTCGTAATGATGCAACTACTGACGGAAACGCCCATCGATGGGTTTCCGATCGTCAACAAAAATTCCTAGGCTGGCCGCCATGGACGACATCGCCGCCGGCCGCGCCGCGCAGACCGAGCTGTATGGCGCGCCCCTCGCACAGGTCATCGAGCAGATCGGCGGCACGCTCGGGCTCACCCAGGGCCGCATCGCGCAGGTGCTCGGACTGTCCGCGCCGATGCTGTCGCACCTGGTGAGCGGTCGCCGGGTCAAGATCGGCAACCCGATGGCGCACGCCCGGCTCACCCGGCTGCGGGCGCTCGCGGGCGACCTCGCCGCCGGGAAACTCACCGGGCAGGAGGCGGCTGCCGTCATACCTGAGATCGAGGCGTCGCAGGACAGTTGGACCACCACCCACACGGTGACGACCGCACTGGCGCCCGATCGCGAGTCGGGCGCGCGGCAGGTGCAGGAGCTCTTCCGTCAGGTCGCCGACGCGGCCGACTGGCTCGCCGTGGCCGACCTCGCCGCACCGGGGCACCCCGAGATCGCCGAGCTGCTGCGCACCTATGGCGCGTCGCGCACCGCCACCGCCGAGGCGCATTGGCAGCGCACGCTGTCCCGCCCCTAGCTACGCAGACGCAGCCGGCTCCGGCGCGTCCTCGCCCGTGCCGTTGCCCTTGCCCCGCTTCACCGCGGCCAGCAGCATGTTCGCCACGTCGACGACCTCGACGTCCTCGCGTGCGTTGCCGTCGGACTGCTCGGCGGTCAGGCCGTCGGTCAGCATCACCCGGCAGAACGGGCAGCCGATCGCGATCCGGTCGGCGCCGGTCGCCACGGCCTCCTTGGTGCGGTTGAGGTTGATGCGCGTGCCGAGCTTCTCCTCCATCCACATGCGCGCGCCACCGGCACCGCAGCAGAAGGAGGTCATGCCCGAGCGCTCCATCTCGCGCAGTTCGACGCCGGGCAGCGAGCCGATCAGCTCGCGCGGCGGCGCGTAGACCCCGTTGTGCCGACCCAGGTAGCAGGGGTCGTGGTAGGTCACGGTCGGGGCGGTCGAGGCGATGTTGGACGTCTCGGCCTCGTCCGGGCGGGCCACCGGCACCAGCTTCTTCTCGCGCACGAGGCGGTTGAGCAGCTGCGTGTGGTGCACCACCTCGTAGTCGCCGCCCAGCTGCGGATACTCGTTCTTCAGCGTGTTGAAGCAGTGTGCGCAGGTGACCACGATCTTGGTGGCGCCGGCCTCCTTGAGCGTCTCGACGTTCTGCGACGCCAGCGCCTGGAAGAGCATCTCGTTGCCCGCACGCCGTGCCGGGTCACCGGTGCAGGCCTCGCCGTCGCCCAGCACGGCGAACGAAACCCCAGCAGTGTCAAGGAGTTCGGCGACCGCGCGGGTCGTCTTCTTGGCGCGGTCCTCGTAGGCGCCGGCGCAGCCGACCCAGAAGAGGTAGTCGACTTCGGACAGCGACTCGACGTCCTGCCCGAAGACCTTCACGTCGAAGGGCAGGCCCTTGGCCCAGTCGAGCCGCGC is a genomic window containing:
- a CDS encoding serine/threonine-protein kinase — encoded protein: MAELIAGRYELHEQIGTGGVGAVWRALDRKRGEWVAVKVLTQAEAGSMLRFVREQSLRVRHPHVVAPQGFAADDDLVALSMDLVRGGSVATLLGDHGPLPEPYVAVLLDQVLDALTAIHGAGVVHRDLKPANLLLEPTADGRPFVRVCDFGVAAVVGQPRLTARGTTVGTAGYLAPEQLAGADPDPRSDLYAVGVIGRQLLTGQPPAQSLSTGPPVQPPSAIPVDGIPAETEARLTSVLRALSAENPLDRVQSASEARAMLAPLVPHGAPWAGAADAPYVFEQVAGGPAPEPMTERIATPATGSQVAVALPKPKPNPKPTPSPHPTPDPHPALPQAARPDDPAGKRLRTVMTASFALAAILLVVLLVLLIG
- a CDS encoding DNA-binding protein, with amino-acid sequence MDDIAAGRAAQTELYGAPLAQVIEQIGGTLGLTQGRIAQVLGLSAPMLSHLVSGRRVKIGNPMAHARLTRLRALAGDLAAGKLTGQEAAAVIPEIEASQDSWTTTHTVTTALAPDRESGARQVQELFRQVADAADWLAVADLAAPGHPEIAELLRTYGASRTATAEAHWQRTLSRP
- a CDS encoding vWA domain-containing protein → MSTSRIAALAAATATLSASATLGAVVVPAAHADPAGKLEIVLDASGSMADPAADGKPKIQAARQALTTMVNGMPDGSQVGMRVYGATQPPGRDTPAACSDSQQVVPVGALDKAKLNAAIGRYSPKGQTPTSYALKEAAKDLGSTGQRSIVLVSDGEATCSPDPCVTAKELARQGVDLRVDVVGFKVSEKARSQLQCISSATNGKYYDAADTSGLTSALQSAKNRALQPFSIGGTPVTGTPTSSGAPVIGPGRWTDKAPATGKTAKFYALKHTMPGSTFLVGVTSRPSAKDSQLRLQLKTPDGTSCGSTSPTASNNLFGRTLLTGALSSASPTSTSSKACASQDLNLSVSQTDWGDDAAGTPVEFDVVEVPAATNEGVLPREAEDATWQTMPAAGTPTPAAGGSGLPDATAVQAGSTSSFDLLPGETKFFKVPATWGQQVQAQATAEQNPAYGAGSYRNLSVSILSPAGGYVQSTLPKGMPDTGSGTLSNSSLVDDSGAMVGSATTPIRYTNGGSVYDRTEATSAPGDYYVAVALTTQSSEKPDTLRSPLKMTLQVATPGKAGEGAPAFAAGQRVKTPTGTVANVATGGTGGTGGTGSTATPSDSGAGSAAGSASATAGTSGDAGTEAGGAPREVSAGASETNWTLIGGLGGGAALLAALGTVAAVAMRRR